The Chitinophaga caeni genome segment AAGAAGTAATCGAAGATAAGAAGAAGTTGAAGGTAACCGTGAAGATCTTCGGTCGCGCTACACCTGTAGAATTGAACTTCATGCAAGTTGAGAAAATCAGCTAGTATCGATTCAGGATATTTTAAAACCCGGTACATTGTGCCGGGTTTTTTTGTGCTTATTGGATTCCCTAATTTAGCGTCTATTTTTAGTTTATTGTAAGATGAAGCCTACTATATTGATTGTTTAAAGGCCAAAATACGGGGATGTCTAACTTTAGCAAGTTTATGTTGCTTGCTGTCAAGCTCAAGGTGCTTAGTGAAGGTTTTAATACCTTATCATTTGTTAATAGGGCTACCGAATTTTCCTAGGAAGGAATATAAATACGATCAAGTATGCTGGGCATTGGATAAGAATGATTGCAAGAAAAAATCGTTTAATCAAGCAATTTTAAATGCAGGAGAGAATGGCCAATTCAAATCAACCTTTTGAATATTGGCTAATTTTTCATTTAGATGCTCATCAAGCAGGCAAGGCCTCTGCAACTTGAATATATATGGTAGCAAAAAGGGAATGGTTATCGATGACCGGCTATTTTATGAGCCTTTAAGAATGTTAATTAGGTTAATATAAGGCCAGACAGAATTTATGAACTTCCTGATAAAACCAATCCCCCGGCCGCAGTATCTGCTACTACCGTTTTCCGTCCGGTAAGGGTGGTGCTGAAATATATAGAATATTCCAACCCTTTTTTAATCTCCTTTAACAACCCCGCCCATATTTTCCCCGTATTTTTGTGCCGTTCAAGCCTGGATTATCATGAAAATATTACTGATAGAAGATGAACCCAAGGTGGCAGCATTTATCCGACAAGGACTGGAAGAGCATCAGCACCAGGTAGATGTTGCATACGATGGTCTTACGGGTGAAAAGGCTGCCTTACAGCAGGATTATGATATCGCTATCATAGATGTAATGCTTCCTTATAAAAATGGGCTGGAACTGGCAGAAATTATACGGAAGGAAACCCCTATTATGATTATCATGCTGACGGCCTTAAATACCACGCAAGATGTCGTTTCTGGTTTGCGTGCCGGTGCGGATGATTATCTAGCTAAACCATTTCATTTCGCGGAATTATTGGCAAGAATCGAGGCCCTGGCCCGCAGGAAAAATACTGTTATCAACCCAAATAATAACCACCTGTTAAAATATGAAGATCTGAGCCTGGATACCCATTCCAAGATGGCTTACCGCGAAGATCAAGAGATCAAGCTGACAGCCCGAGAATACGCCTTGCTGGAACTTTTTATGAAAAATACCCACAAGGTATTATCCCGCATGACGATTGCAGAGTATGTTTGGGGCTTGGATTTTGATACCGGGACAAATACGATCGATGTCTATATTAATTATCTAAGGAATAAAATTGATAAGGGCTTTTCCGGTGGACAATTAATTCATACGGTAATCGGCATGGGGTACATGATGCGCTTGAAATAATTGTATGATTTTTATCAATCCTAAGCTTTGCCAATGACGGTCAGGAATAGGCTTTCACTACAATTTACATTGATCTCCGGTATAATATTATCGGGGATATTTGTCGTGATCTATTTCTTGAGTGCGCGGTTTATGAAGTATTACTTTTATAATCTTTTGAAAGAACGGGCTTATATTACCGCGCAAGTATTTTTGGAAAGAGATGAATTGGCGGTAAGGAAGTTCATGGATATACAACAGAAGTACTTAGAAAGTATTCCCGGTGAAACCTTGAATATTTATGATGAAAACAATCAACCGGTTTTCCTGGAAGAATCCAAATACAATTGGCCGCCATCACTGGTGAATATGGTTAGGGCCAAGGGTGAATACCGCTTCACTTTCAAAGATAAACCCGGCCTGGGTATTTATTATAAAGATAACCAAGGAAATTTTGTAGTCATTGCAGTGGCAAGGAACAAATACGGAAAGGCACAACTCAATAATCTTGCCTGGATTTTATTTACACTCTTTATCCTAGGCTTATTAATCATTTTCTTTTCAAGCAGATGGTATGCACGGAAAGCGTTACAGCCAATCAAGGATGTCAACAGGCAAGTTAAAGATATCCGCGCGAATAATTTGCATCTGCGCGTTGCCCGGGGCAAGAATCAAGATGAGATGGATGAGCTTGCCCGCAATTTTAATGATTTGCTCGAAAGACTTGAAATCGCTTTTGCGAGGCAGCAGTCATTCGTTAACAATGCATCGCATGAACTAAGGACACCTTTGACGACCATCATCGGGGAGATAGAAGTGAGCCTGCAAAAGGAACGCAATCCGCAAGAATATGTTCAAACCTTACGTTCCGTACTGGATGAATCGGAGAAATTACACCGGATATCTAACGGGCTCTTAATGTTGGCTCAAACGGATTGGTGGGATTTACCGGGTAATATGCAATTCTTACGTTTAGATGAATTATTAACGGAATTGAAAGAAAACCGTACAAAAGAAGAAACCTTACATTTAACCATTGCGCCTATAAATCATCCGGAAAAAGTATATACTTTATTCGGTAACCGTGAATTGCTAAAATTGGCCATAGAAAACATTATAAAAAATGGATTTAAATATTCTCATAACCAACCGGTCAATGTTGAACTAATATATAAAAACGAACAATTATTACTCACAGTTTCTGATCAAGGAATCGGTATACCGGAAAAGGATTTAGAAAATATTTTCATGCCGTTATTTAGAGGCGAAAACGCGAGAACCTACAAAGGATATGGCATTGGCCTACCCCTATCTGAAAAAATCATACAATTCCATAAAGGAAAAATCCTGGTAAAAAGCATTGTAGAAAAAGGTACCCACTTTACCATCATCTTCCCAATAAGTTTATAGCACATTCTTCAAACAACAATCAATACATCAAATTCGCCACCCCAGAAAAAATCCGTGAAATCCGTTAATCCATAAAAATCCGTGAACATTTCTAATCCCATTCTAATTTTCTTCTAAGCGTCTCCTAATAACCTGCCCTGATCTTTGCATCAGAATCGAAACGCATATGTACAAACTGCTAACAATCGCAATAATATCAGCCTGTATCCCGAGAATCAGTAGCGCGCAGAACCATGATCTGCGGCTGGAACTACACGGAGCAGAACAAAGGATGTTAGAAAAAAACATACCCTTATTATTACAAAAATACCAAGTAGATGCAGCTAAAGCCGAAGTAATCACGGCGAAGTTATACGACAATCCGACCATCAGCTATGAGAATGTGATTTACAACAGCACGAATCACCGTTGGTTCGATCTATCTTACGGTGGACAAAATGCATTGGAAATTCAACAGGTTATTAACCTGGCGGGACAAAGAAACAAGGCAATACAATTAGCTAAACAAGGTGTAAAACTAGATGAATACCAGTTCTATGATCTGCTGAGAAGTTTGAAATACGAGTTGCAAGATGATTTTTATAATATTTATTATTTGCAGCAATCGTTACAGTTGTTTCAAGAGCAAGTAAATTCTTTACAAACTTTTTTACAAGCCTTGCAAAAGGAGCAAAAGAATGGTAATGTCAGCGCGAAGGAAGTGATGCGCATGCAGGCATTATATTACGATTTGCTTTCCGAAAGAAATGATATACAACAGGAGCTTCAAGTTCAGCGGGGGAATGTAAACTTACTACTAAGAATACCCGCCGATAGTGACTTTATAGCCGAAGCACCGCGTAAAAATATCATGAACATCCAACCATCCGGTTATTCATATATCCAGCTATTAGATACTGCCAATAATAATAGAGCCGATTTAAATCTTGCCAAGGCGAACGAAAAGTACCAGGAGCTGAATGTAAGATTGCAACAATCGCTCGCCGTCCCGCAATTAACGGTTGGATTTAGTTATGATAAACAAGGAAATTTCATGCGGAATTACACGGGCTTAAGCCTTGGTATGCCCATTCCAATATTTAACCGCAACCAGGGGAATATCAAGTTGGCAAAGACCGCGCTGAAAAGCAGTGAATTGGCAACGCAATCCGTTACAGATCAATTACAGCAAGATGTAATGAACAGCTACCGGCAAGCTATCCGGGCCAAGCAGTTACTAGACGAGGTGGATGTACATTTCCCTGATCAGTTTAACCAACTCGTGAGGAACGTACAAGAACAATTCCGGCTTAGAAATATCAGCATATTGGAATTCGTGGATATGTACGATGCTTACAGGAGCAGCATATTGAAACTACATCAACTACAATACCAGTTCGCACAATCATTAGCCAAAATAAATTATACCACCGGAACCGATATCATTTCACTCGATTAAAAGTATAGACGATTTATATGAGAACCAAGATAATTACCCGTATTAGCCTGTTGTTAGGTTTTGTGGTCGCAATATCAGCTTGCTCCAGCCAGAAGCAAGACCCGGTAGAAGCGCCGGAGAAATGGGTTTTAAGCGAGAGTTTACTCAAGCAATTAAAGATTGATACCGCAACTAATTCCCCGGTGGAATGTGAAATTGATTTAACCGGTAAGATCACCGCTAATGAAGATCAGGCCGCGAGGATTTTCCCTTTTATCAGCGGCATAGTGACCAGCGTGAAAGTACATTCCGGCGATTTTGTACAACGGGGAGAAGTATTAGCAACCATCAAAAGCGGCGAGATGGCAGGGTATTCGGCTGATATCGCTATAGCCAAGGGAAACGTATCTGCCGCGCAAAAGCAATATGACATCGCGCAGTCTTTCTTGAAAAATGGATTAGGAACGGAACAGGAAGTAACGAAAGCTAAAACGGAATTGGAAACGGCAGCAGCGGAACTGGAAAGAGCCAAAAGTGTGATTGCCGTCAACGGCGGTTCCTCCGAAGATAATTACGTGATTAAATCCCCGGTGCCGGGCTTCGTTATTCAAAAATCGGCCACCGAGAATTTACATTGGAGAAGCGATAATGCCGATCCGATTTTCGTGATCGCTGATTTGAAAAATGTTTGGGCAATGCTTAACGTGTATGAATCAGATATCGCCAATATTAAAGCTGGAGATCAAGTTGAAATATCAACATTATCATACCCCGGGAAGATCTTTTACGGTAAAATCGAAAAACTATACAATATCCTTGACCCGGAAAGCAAAGTCATGAAAGCCAGGGTAGTGATCGATAATCCCGGTTATTTATTAAAGCCGGAAATGTTCGTAAGCGTGAAAGCAAAACGGCACATTAACGATGAAATGTTGAGTATCCCTTCCCGCGGTATCATCTTCGACCATGATAAATATTATGTATTGGTATTGGCTGATAATCCTGCTAAAGTAGCGGTGCGGGAAATACAGGTCGCTAAAACATTGGAAAACCGCGCTTACATATCCAGCGGCTTACAGAACGGTGATAAAGTAATCGCATCTAAACAGGTATTCATTTATGAATCCTTACAACAGTAAACCCTTTACCGCGGAATAAAAAAGAAATACCAGATGAACAAATTGATAAAAAGAGTATTGGCATTTTCGCTGCGTAATAAATACTTCATCTTCTTCGTAGCGGCAGTGTTGGCGGTATTGGGATATACGAGCTATAAGGCAATAGGTATCGAAGCATTCCCGGATGTGACGAATACCTCCGTTACTATTATTACCCAATGGCCCGGAAGAAGCGCCGAGGAAGTGGAGAAATTCGTATCCAGGCCTATTGAAATCGCGATGAACCGGGCACAGGGTAAAACATTTATCCGTTCATCATCATTGTTTGGTTTGTCGGTAGTAAAAGTAATTTTTGATGATGACGTAAACGATACGGATGCGAGGATTCAAATCAATAACAATATAAGCTCAGCCAGCTTGCCCGAAGGGGTAGAACCGGAGATTCAACCCCCTTACGGGCCAACGGGCGAGATTTACCGCTATACCTTGGAGAGCAACAGCAGGGATGTACAGGAATTAAAAACGATCCAGGATTGGGTGGTTGAAAAGAATTTACTGGCAGTACCCGGCGTGGCGGATATCGTGAGCTTCGGCGGTTCGGTAAAAATCTACCAGGTTACCATGAACCCGGATAAGGCGGTGCAATATGGAATTACAGCACAAGAGATGTATCAAGCTTTATCTAAAAGTAATATCAACGTGGGTGGCGACGTGATCGTGAAAAACGGGCAGGCTTACGTGGTGCGTGGTATCGGTGTTTTGAACAACGTGGAAGAGATTAAGAACATCATCGTGGATCATATTAACGATGTTCCGATTTTAGTGAAAGATGTAGCCACCGTGGCAGTTGACGCATTACCCAGGTTAGGACAAGTTGGTAGGGATAGGGATCATGATGTGGTGGAAGGTATCGTGGTGATGCGCAAAGGGGAACGTTCCGCGCCGGTCATTGCCGCGTTGCAGGAAAAGGTATCGGAGTTAAATTCCAAGATTTTACCACCGGATGTACAGATCAAACCATTTTACAACCGTGAAGACCTGATCGGCTTTGCCACGCATACCGTTTTGCATAACATGTTGGAAGGGATCGTATTCGTTACGGTGATCGTGTTCGTCTTCATGGCCGATTGGCGCACCACGGTGATCGTTTCAGTGGTTATTCCTTTATCCTTGTTATTTGCCTTTATCTGTTTAAAACTGAAAGGAATGAGCGCCAATTTATTATCGATGGGCGCGATTGATTTCGGTATTATAATCGATGGGGCCGTGGTGATGATGGAAGGAATATTTGTGTTGTTGGATCACAAGGCCAAGCACGTGGGAATGGATCGCTTTAACAAGATTAGCAAACTGGGGTTGATCCGGAAGGCCAGCCTGGAAAACGGGAAGAGCATTTTCTTCGCCAAGTTGATTATCATAACTTGTTTATTACCCATTTTCTCTTTCGAGAAAGTAGAAGGGAAGATGTTTTCTCCCTTGGCTTGGACTTTAGGTTTTGCCTTGCTGGGTGCATTGATATTAACCTTTACGTTGGTACCGGCGATGGCAAGCGTTTTATTGAAGAATGATGTTCGCGAGAAGCATAATATTTTTATCGAATGGCTGTTGAAAAGGGTGAGCAATGGGTTCGATTTCTGTTTTAGAAATAAAAAGATCGCCGGTATCGTAACCCTGATCGTTTTGGGATCGGGATTATATTGTTTTAAATTCCTGGGAACGGAATTTTTGCCGGAGCTAAACGAGGGCTCAATATATATTCGTGCCACGGGACCGTTAAGCACCTCGTTAGACGAATCCGTAAAAGTGGCCAATACGATCCGGAAGCGATTATTGAATTACCCGGAAGTAAAACAAGTATTGTCTCAAACCGGTAGACCCAACGATGGTACGGATGCCACCGGTTTTTATAACATAGAATTTCACGTAGATATTTATCCCCAAAAAGAATGGAAAAGCGGGATGAGCAAGGAAGAATTAATTGCAAGTATGCAAAAGAACCTGGAAGACTTACCGGGCATTTCCCTGAACTTCTCGCAACCCATCATGGATAACGTGGAAGAAGCCGTTTCCGGTGTAAAAGGATCACTGGTTGTAAAGATGTTCGGGGACGATTACAAAGTGATCGAACACACGGAGGAACAGGTCGAGAAAGTATTGAAAACCGTTCCCGGTATCGAGGACCTGGGGATCCTCAGGAATTTAGGTCAGCCGGAACTACGCATCAACCTGGATCAGCAAAAGATGGCCATGTACGGCGTTACGACTGAAGATGCTAACTCGGTAATAGAGATGGCTATCGGTGGTAAAGCGGCTACTAAAATCTACGAAGGGGAGCGATATTTCGATTTGAGGATCCGCTATCCCGAAAGCTTCAGGGAAAATGAAGAAGCGATCGGCAACCTGATGATACCAACGATACGCGGCAACAAGGTGCCGATCAAGGAGATTGCCACATTGCAACATATCACCGGGCCGAGTATTATTTACAGGGATAAGCACCAACGCTACGGCGCCATCAAGTTCTCCATCAGGGGAAGAGATATGGGCAGCACAATCGAAGAGGCGCAATCTAAAGTGAAGGAGCAGGTGACAATACCGGAAGGTTACAACCTTGAATGGGCGGGTGATTTCGAGAATCAGCAACGTGCTACAAAACGATTGGGACAAGTCGTTCCGATTAGTTTATCCATTATTTTCCTGATCTTATTTATGTTGTTTGGTAAAGTGAAAGATGCTTTACTGGTATTGGGAAATGTTCCGTTCGCAATCATCGGTGGTATCTTTTCATTGTGGATCACCGGGATGAACTTTAGCATCGCGGCAGGTATCGGGTTCATAGCGCTGTTCGGCATTTGCGTACAAAACGGCGTGATTTTGCTAAGTACCTTCAAAGCCAATACCCGGGCAATGCAACATCAAGCCAACTTTTCATTGAGGGAAGCCATTCGCCAAGCCGTGATAATGCGTACCCGTCCCGTCGTGATGACGGCCATGATGGCGGCGATCGGTCTGTTGCCGGCGGCGATCAGCAAAGGGATCGGTTCGGAAACCGCGAAGCCCTTGGCCAGGGTGGTGATCGGTGGATTGATCACGAATACGGTATTTGCCCTTTTCATATTTCCATTATTATTCTACTGGATCTATAAAAGGATATTACAACAACAGGAAAAGTAGTTTTCGTTATACACCGCTATATCAATTCTATCAGACGGCGTGGGCATCTGCCCGCGCCATTTTTTGTGGATACCGTACCGGCTTTATTTAGAATCCTGTGGAAAACTATTTCCCCGGTTCCTAAAGAGGCGCGGCAGAAATAGATATTTATTCATTGTTGTCCGGCCTACAATTGCATTGTTGTCCGGCCTACAATTGCTTTAAACGCACTAGAATTCCTTACCTGATCAAAAATATAAGCGAAGCAAGATATATTCAAAATCCCGGGTAGCCCCGCCAAAACAACCGTGGAATTTCGCACCGTTGATAGCGAACGGCAGCTAGGCCATACAGTAGTACAAAAGCTGGATCGCGCGATCAAATTGGCGGCCGTGATGGCCAATATGTGCCCTTTTTTGGTACTTTTTTTGGGCAAGCAAAAAAATACAAGAAACGAGGAGGAATACATTGCATCGAACTTAAGTGGAGACGATAATTTATTCATTGAAAATTGAGTCAGACAATAATAGATTTTTATTATTAAAAAAAATGAGTAACATTGTATCGTAATTAAAACCAAGTTTACCTTTAACCTATACCAGTGAAATAAAAAAGATTGTTTCCCATAATAATCCCCCGGTAGAAATCGTGTTTTCCCATGAAATACAATAATAAATTGTAGAGATGCATCGGGAGGAGATGCAAGCAAGAACTATCCACTGCGTATGTAACCTATATCTATATGAAGCGTTTGAGCTTTAGTTTATTATGTATGTTGAGCCTGTTTGTTAGCCATGCCAATAATGCAGCAGGTATTTCTAATCGGGCTAATGAAGCCGCATTTGTTGGAGATACGGTTCTCCCATATAATCCTACTAATTGGATAAATATTGGTGTGACCAATGACAATTTCAATGATTATGCGCTATACTATTATAAAATAGCCAAAATCAATGATCCTTCCCACAGGTACAATACTCTATTAGAGATCAGTATAGAGGCCGATCCTAACTATGCAGATTATCAAGGTACTTACCTCGTGCATATTTCCAAGTTTGAAAATGTAACTAATCGATTTGGTGGTATTCATATAAAATGTACTTCGGGTAATCCAAATGCCGGTAAGTTTTATGTTTATAATAATGAATTGTGGGTAACATCGAATAATAAATGGGGGCATATATTCATGCGCACGGTAGCGGATTTTACCAATTTTAACCCCCGGAACGAATGGCCTTATGATCAAACGAAGACGGCGCCAACAGGCTTTATCAAAGAAGTAGCCTATGGAAACGAGAATTTTGATTTCGTAAATAATGTAACAAGGCCGATGCCCTATACCGATAAATTGGGAGATCATTACACCTTCGGAAATTTTGAAATGAAGCGTGATAAATTTTTCGGTTATGCTTTGAATGACAACTTCGTATATAAAGGCAAAACCATGCCGCATTACGGCTTTCAATATACGCTGGATACCTCTTGGGCAACCGCCGGTATGTCCTATTGGTTAAGCGCTTATGCAGGGATAAAATTCATGACCAGGGGATATGCAAGAATGGCCATAGATTTTAATGGAAACGTAGGCATTGGCACCAATAGCCCGCAATCATTATTATCTGTAAACGGTACCATTACCGCGAAAAAAGTCAAGGTATTATCAGGTGGTTGGAGTGATTTCGTATTTGAGCCGGGCTACCGATTCCCTAGTTTGTATGAACTGGAGCAATACATCCAAAAACACCAACATTTACCCGGCATTCCATCAGCCACAGAAGTAGCAAAGGATGGCATTGACGTAGCCGACATCAATAAGAAGCTATTACAAAAAGTAGAAGAAATTAGCCTATACCTGATAGAACATCAAAAGGAAATAGATGCTCTAAAAGAAGAGAATCAACGTTTAAAGAAAGAAGTACTAGCATTAAAGCATCATCAATAATCCGAAACCGGCGGGGGAAAGCTCCCACTACTCTTCTTCATAAAAAACGATGCATATTGAAAACGAATACAAATCGTAATTATAAGAATAGCCCAAATACATTTAAATTTCTGCGGAATCCATACCTTCCGCTATCCTGGGCGATCTTATTATTAATATTCCTCCCAAGGATCTTATTCGCGCAACAACAGCTTAGCGAAACGCAATCCGCGATCGATAGCCTGTCCGCAGTACCGAAATCGTACGTATCCACAGTGAAGAAGAAGATGGATAAGCTGGATCAGCAACTGGTCAAGGAAACGAAGCAGTCTTTGGACGTCTTCATTAAAACGGAAGAGAAGTTAAAAGCCAAAATGGCCAAGGTCGATTCCGTTGCAGCGAATAATATGTTCAATAAGTCCATCGATTCGCTGAAGCAATTGAAATCAAAACTATCCGGCAAGGCAGCAAAATATACCGGGGCATTAAAAGGGGATTATTTCAGCTATTTCGATACGTTGAGCAACAGCATCGGTTTTATGAAAGAAGCCGGGAAGTATAAAGACCAAGTCAGCGATGCATTTGAAAAAGTAGAAGCATTAAAAGGTCGACTGAATGATGTTGGTAATATCAAGAAGTATTTACAAGAGCGGAAAAACGAATTAAAATCTTATGCCACTAAATACACTGATTGGAGTAAAGACCTCGGCAAATTGAACAAGGAAGCCTATTACTATGGGCAGAAGATTAACGAGTACAAAGAATTATTCAAGGATAAAAAGAAAGTGGAACAAAAAGCCCTGGAGATGCTGAAAAAAACTAAAGCCTTCAACAACTTCATGGCACAAAACTCCGCCTTAGCATCCCTGTTCAATATGCAGGCGAATGCTAATCCTGCTAACTTGGAAGGCCTGCAAACACGCGCCCAGGTGGAATCGTTGATCCAAGAAAGATTAGCGGGCGCCACTGCTGAAGGTCGTTCGCAAATCAGTCAACAAATGCAAGCAGCCCGCGACCAGATGAATGAACTGAAGGATAAATTCCCCGGCTCGGACAATGCAGCCGAGATGCCCAATTTTAAACCCAAGGATTTAAAAAGCAAGAGCTTCTTACAAAGGCTGGAGTTCGGCGGCAATATACAGTTTCAAAAATCGAACGGCGTTTTCCCCACGACCAGCGATATCGCCGGGCAAGTTGCATATAAATTTCATAAGAAAGGGAGCCTCGGTATTGGTGCGGCCTATAAACTAGGTTTGGGTAGCGGTCTGGATCACCTGGCACTGAGCCATGAAGGCGTAGGTTTCCGATCTTTCATCGATTGGAAACTGAAAGGTAGTTTTTATATCAACGGTGGTTATGAACAAAATTACCTGAGCCGTTTTGATCGTATCGAGCAACTACAAGGGTTGAGTAATTGGCAAGCGAGCGGTCTGATCGGGATCAGTAAGAAATTTAAAGTGAGCAAGAAGCTGAAGGGAAGTATGATGTTGCTGTATGATATTTTGTACGCGCAGCAGGAAGTAGGGAGGAGCCCGGTGGTGTTTAGGGTGAGTTATACGAGGTGATGAGTGCAACTTGGACATATTCGCATATAACAAAAATTATTAGGAGTATTAGTAATAAAACAATTAAAGTCGGCAGTATGTACTTTAAGAGCAGATTAAAATTCCCATATAAATCATTTGGGTTCCAGTTAATTCTCTGGATGTCAATTTTTATGAATGTTCGAGCACAAAATAATTATTATGAATCCCCTCAAAAACCTTCTTATTTAGTTAAATCACCAAACACGGCGATCCTCGATAAATTCGGTGATTATGATGTCAGTCTATTTTCTGGGGTACCCAACATTTCTATTCCCTTGTACACAATTAAATCAGGAGGACTGGAAATCCCTATTAGCCTTGTTTACCATGCTTCAGGCATTAGGATATACGATTACCCGAGTTGGGTGGGCTCAGGTTGGGCCTTGGATGTTGGAGGAAATGTAAGTAGGCAGTTGGTTGGTTTGCCAGATGAAATTCCAACATACGGTTATCTATCTGGAGCGACAAGGAAATCATTGGATTTGGATCCATATCAAACAACCAGCGGAGCATCCGCTGATTATAATTACCTGGTGCGTTTAAATAAAGGAGAAGTTGACTTTGGTGCAGATATTTATTCTTATAACCTCCCTGGAATGAGCGGGAAATTCTATTTCGATACTGATAGCAGTTTTTCACCGGTCTTAATTCCGTATAGCCCGGTAAAGATAGAGCGGTTAAATATTCCGGGCTTAGGATTCAGGGTGTTTGATCAAGGGGGTAACCAGTTCTCATTTTATGATACGGAAGTGTCCAGTTTTTGGAGGGGCGATGATTATGGGGGAAGAACTGATTTTTATACATCATCGTGGGTGTTAAATTCAATCGTTTCAGCTACAAAATTGGATACCATTTCTTTTAGCTATAGTAGCCAATCTAATAATGGTCCTTATGAAAGAAGCGATACCTGGGTCGTTGATGATTATATTGATAATATTGATATTCC includes the following:
- a CDS encoding TolC family protein; this translates as MYKLLTIAIISACIPRISSAQNHDLRLELHGAEQRMLEKNIPLLLQKYQVDAAKAEVITAKLYDNPTISYENVIYNSTNHRWFDLSYGGQNALEIQQVINLAGQRNKAIQLAKQGVKLDEYQFYDLLRSLKYELQDDFYNIYYLQQSLQLFQEQVNSLQTFLQALQKEQKNGNVSAKEVMRMQALYYDLLSERNDIQQELQVQRGNVNLLLRIPADSDFIAEAPRKNIMNIQPSGYSYIQLLDTANNNRADLNLAKANEKYQELNVRLQQSLAVPQLTVGFSYDKQGNFMRNYTGLSLGMPIPIFNRNQGNIKLAKTALKSSELATQSVTDQLQQDVMNSYRQAIRAKQLLDEVDVHFPDQFNQLVRNVQEQFRLRNISILEFVDMYDAYRSSILKLHQLQYQFAQSLAKINYTTGTDIISLD
- a CDS encoding sensor histidine kinase; the protein is MTVRNRLSLQFTLISGIILSGIFVVIYFLSARFMKYYFYNLLKERAYITAQVFLERDELAVRKFMDIQQKYLESIPGETLNIYDENNQPVFLEESKYNWPPSLVNMVRAKGEYRFTFKDKPGLGIYYKDNQGNFVVIAVARNKYGKAQLNNLAWILFTLFILGLLIIFFSSRWYARKALQPIKDVNRQVKDIRANNLHLRVARGKNQDEMDELARNFNDLLERLEIAFARQQSFVNNASHELRTPLTTIIGEIEVSLQKERNPQEYVQTLRSVLDESEKLHRISNGLLMLAQTDWWDLPGNMQFLRLDELLTELKENRTKEETLHLTIAPINHPEKVYTLFGNRELLKLAIENIIKNGFKYSHNQPVNVELIYKNEQLLLTVSDQGIGIPEKDLENIFMPLFRGENARTYKGYGIGLPLSEKIIQFHKGKILVKSIVEKGTHFTIIFPISL
- a CDS encoding efflux RND transporter periplasmic adaptor subunit — translated: MRTKIITRISLLLGFVVAISACSSQKQDPVEAPEKWVLSESLLKQLKIDTATNSPVECEIDLTGKITANEDQAARIFPFISGIVTSVKVHSGDFVQRGEVLATIKSGEMAGYSADIAIAKGNVSAAQKQYDIAQSFLKNGLGTEQEVTKAKTELETAAAELERAKSVIAVNGGSSEDNYVIKSPVPGFVIQKSATENLHWRSDNADPIFVIADLKNVWAMLNVYESDIANIKAGDQVEISTLSYPGKIFYGKIEKLYNILDPESKVMKARVVIDNPGYLLKPEMFVSVKAKRHINDEMLSIPSRGIIFDHDKYYVLVLADNPAKVAVREIQVAKTLENRAYISSGLQNGDKVIASKQVFIYESLQQ
- a CDS encoding efflux RND transporter permease subunit produces the protein MNKLIKRVLAFSLRNKYFIFFVAAVLAVLGYTSYKAIGIEAFPDVTNTSVTIITQWPGRSAEEVEKFVSRPIEIAMNRAQGKTFIRSSSLFGLSVVKVIFDDDVNDTDARIQINNNISSASLPEGVEPEIQPPYGPTGEIYRYTLESNSRDVQELKTIQDWVVEKNLLAVPGVADIVSFGGSVKIYQVTMNPDKAVQYGITAQEMYQALSKSNINVGGDVIVKNGQAYVVRGIGVLNNVEEIKNIIVDHINDVPILVKDVATVAVDALPRLGQVGRDRDHDVVEGIVVMRKGERSAPVIAALQEKVSELNSKILPPDVQIKPFYNREDLIGFATHTVLHNMLEGIVFVTVIVFVFMADWRTTVIVSVVIPLSLLFAFICLKLKGMSANLLSMGAIDFGIIIDGAVVMMEGIFVLLDHKAKHVGMDRFNKISKLGLIRKASLENGKSIFFAKLIIITCLLPIFSFEKVEGKMFSPLAWTLGFALLGALILTFTLVPAMASVLLKNDVREKHNIFIEWLLKRVSNGFDFCFRNKKIAGIVTLIVLGSGLYCFKFLGTEFLPELNEGSIYIRATGPLSTSLDESVKVANTIRKRLLNYPEVKQVLSQTGRPNDGTDATGFYNIEFHVDIYPQKEWKSGMSKEELIASMQKNLEDLPGISLNFSQPIMDNVEEAVSGVKGSLVVKMFGDDYKVIEHTEEQVEKVLKTVPGIEDLGILRNLGQPELRINLDQQKMAMYGVTTEDANSVIEMAIGGKAATKIYEGERYFDLRIRYPESFRENEEAIGNLMIPTIRGNKVPIKEIATLQHITGPSIIYRDKHQRYGAIKFSIRGRDMGSTIEEAQSKVKEQVTIPEGYNLEWAGDFENQQRATKRLGQVVPISLSIIFLILFMLFGKVKDALLVLGNVPFAIIGGIFSLWITGMNFSIAAGIGFIALFGICVQNGVILLSTFKANTRAMQHQANFSLREAIRQAVIMRTRPVVMTAMMAAIGLLPAAISKGIGSETAKPLARVVIGGLITNTVFALFIFPLLFYWIYKRILQQQEK
- a CDS encoding response regulator transcription factor is translated as MKILLIEDEPKVAAFIRQGLEEHQHQVDVAYDGLTGEKAALQQDYDIAIIDVMLPYKNGLELAEIIRKETPIMIIMLTALNTTQDVVSGLRAGADDYLAKPFHFAELLARIEALARRKNTVINPNNNHLLKYEDLSLDTHSKMAYREDQEIKLTAREYALLELFMKNTHKVLSRMTIAEYVWGLDFDTGTNTIDVYINYLRNKIDKGFSGGQLIHTVIGMGYMMRLK